The genomic region TCTCATCGTAAACTCAGCTACATTTGGGCCGTATTATCCATGGGCACAACCGATGATTCTGATGACGCCAATGGATGGCGGAGGTTTCGGAGCCTATAATGTTCCGTTGATGACGATGCTGGCGGTCGTCGGAGGCAGTGCTGTCATTTTCATTGGGATAGGCATGATGTATTTTGCAAAAAAAGAAATTTGAATAATCTGTTATAAGCCTGGTTATCGTAAGATCAAGATCCTCTTTAAGCAAAACATGCAAAGCTCTGTTGTATGTAGGCTTGAGGAGGATTTTTTCTAATGTCTGACCCACCCATCGTGAATGGTTAACTCCCGAATGATTTTGGCCGGGGCTCCGGCTACAAGTGTATTCTCGGGTACGTCTTTAGTTACCGTACTTCCTGCAGCCACGACTGCATTTCTGCCAATCGTCACTCCGGGCAAAATGAGTGCGCCTGTGCCAATCCAGGCATTATCCTGAATGATGATGCTTTTGGCGGTCTGGCTCCCGTCATCCAGCGAATCAATGCGGTGATAGGCACTGTCAAATATGCTTGTTCGAGGACCGATCATGACATTATTGCCGATCGTCACCTCTACGTTAGCCGCAATCCCCACACCGGCATTAATCATGACGTCATCTCCAATGGTTAATCGTGCTCCTTTGACCACGGTTAGCTGGGTTCCCCAAGGTTTGCCTATGATGTTAAGCCGTTTTCCCACCTGCAAATCACCCAATTTATTCAGATAAACCTTACCCCTAATTCGTGGCAGCAGGCCCATTGAGGGTTGAATTTTACCAAAGATGGCCAAGCCTCTTAGTTTGCCATAAACAATTTTAACTCTGTTGGGCAGCATGATTCATCCGTCCTCTCCGTAGTCAAATAACGCTTTTTAACGATTATATCTTTTTTGATACAATTTGTATCGTTGAATTTCTGAATTATAATAAAGTAGAAATTTAAATTCCAACTATTACATCACACTTCATGTGAATTGAATCATAGATTGTAAGCAAAAGCACACGAGAATCTGGTAAAATAAAAAAAGCTGTTTCTAGGCAGGCTTACATGGTTATTCGAGGGTAGGCCCATTTCTACGGAAATAATTAATTCCTGCTGTTAGATGAAGATATTGGCTGAGAAAAGAGGGGTAAGCCTTGGATATTAATAAAATG from Paenibacillus sp. FSL R5-0341 harbors:
- a CDS encoding DapH/DapD/GlmU-related protein codes for the protein MLPNRVKIVYGKLRGLAIFGKIQPSMGLLPRIRGKVYLNKLGDLQVGKRLNIIGKPWGTQLTVVKGARLTIGDDVMINAGVGIAANVEVTIGNNVMIGPRTSIFDSAYHRIDSLDDGSQTAKSIIIQDNAWIGTGALILPGVTIGRNAVVAAGSTVTKDVPENTLVAGAPAKIIRELTIHDGWVRH